A window from Pseudomonas moraviensis encodes these proteins:
- the cyoA gene encoding ubiquinol oxidase subunit II, translated as MSKNRYPRLLGLVPLLGTLLLGGCNMTLLNPTGQVGLEQRNLIITATLLMLLVVVPVIVMTFLFAWKYRASNKNAVYTPKWSHSTKIEVAVWTIPVLIIIALGYITYISTHELDPYRPIESDVKPVTIEVVALDWKWLFIYPEQGIATVNKIVFPAHTPINFKITSDAVMNSFFIPGLGGQIYAMAGMQTKLHLIADRNAEMDGISANYSGAGFTGMKFKAISTTQEDFDAWVSEVKKSPKQLDQAEYAALAKPSQNNPVELYSSVTPNQFQIIVDKYEGMKPGKPLKHEKKEKEVAATDIDAGSHSAAGAEE; from the coding sequence ATGAGTAAAAACAGGTACCCCAGATTACTAGGCCTAGTGCCGCTGCTCGGCACGTTGCTGCTGGGAGGCTGCAACATGACCTTGCTCAATCCAACGGGCCAGGTCGGCCTGGAACAGCGCAACCTGATCATCACCGCCACGCTGCTGATGCTGTTGGTCGTCGTGCCGGTCATCGTCATGACCTTCCTGTTTGCCTGGAAGTACCGCGCTTCGAACAAGAACGCCGTCTACACGCCGAAGTGGTCGCACTCGACCAAGATCGAAGTGGCCGTATGGACCATCCCGGTGCTGATCATCATCGCCCTGGGTTACATCACTTACATCTCGACTCACGAGCTGGACCCGTATCGTCCGATCGAGTCTGACGTCAAGCCGGTGACCATCGAAGTCGTCGCGCTGGACTGGAAGTGGCTGTTCATCTATCCGGAACAAGGCATCGCCACGGTCAACAAGATCGTGTTCCCGGCGCACACGCCAATCAACTTCAAGATCACCTCCGACGCCGTGATGAACTCGTTCTTCATCCCGGGCCTGGGCGGCCAGATCTACGCGATGGCGGGCATGCAGACCAAGCTGCACCTGATCGCCGACCGCAACGCTGAAATGGACGGTATCTCCGCCAACTACAGCGGCGCCGGTTTCACCGGTATGAAATTCAAGGCTATCTCCACCACTCAGGAAGATTTCGACGCCTGGGTCAGTGAAGTCAAGAAGTCGCCTAAACAGCTTGATCAGGCTGAATACGCAGCCCTGGCCAAACCGAGCCAGAACAACCCAGTCGAGCTCTACTCGTCGGTCACGCCGAACCAGTTCCAGATCATCGTCGACAAGTACGAAGGTATGAAGCCGGGCAAGCCGCTGAAGCACGAGAAGAAAGAGAAAGAAGTGGCGGCCACGGATATTGACGCGGGTTCGCATTCAGCTGCCGGGGCAGAGGAGTAA
- a CDS encoding disulfide bond formation protein B — MSEETMRLGRERRYLVLLGIICLALIGGALYMQIVLGEAPCPLCILQRYALLLIALFAFIGAGMRSRRSITVFETLVVICALAGAAVAGHHVYTQFYPAVSCGVDVLQPIVDDLPLAKIFPLGFQVDGFCSTPYPPILGLSLAQWALVAFVLVVILVPLLTSRNRKALR, encoded by the coding sequence ATGAGCGAGGAAACGATGCGGTTGGGACGTGAGCGGCGCTATCTGGTGCTGCTGGGGATCATCTGCCTGGCGTTGATCGGCGGTGCGCTGTACATGCAGATCGTCTTGGGTGAGGCACCGTGCCCGCTGTGCATTCTGCAGCGCTATGCATTGCTGCTGATCGCACTGTTCGCCTTCATCGGCGCGGGCATGCGCAGCCGTCGCAGCATCACCGTGTTCGAAACGCTGGTGGTGATCTGTGCGCTTGCCGGGGCCGCTGTGGCCGGGCATCACGTCTATACGCAGTTCTATCCGGCGGTCAGTTGTGGCGTCGATGTGCTGCAGCCGATTGTCGATGATCTGCCGCTGGCGAAGATCTTCCCGCTGGGCTTCCAGGTCGACGGTTTCTGCTCGACGCCGTATCCGCCGATCCTCGGTCTGTCGCTGGCGCAGTGGGCGCTGGTGGCGTTCGTGCTGGTGGTGATTCTGGTGCCGCTGCTGACCTCGCGTAATCGAAAAGCGCTGCGCTGA
- the cyoE gene encoding heme o synthase — MSLKHFIQITKPGIIFGNVLSVAGGFFLASKGHVDLAVFLAAMIGTSLVVASGCVFNNCIDRDIDLKMERTKNRVLVQGLISLKLALVYATILGVLGVALLYKVANPLAALFAVIGFIIYVGFYSLYLKRKSVHGTLVGSLSGAMPPVIGYVAVTNSFDMAALTLLVMFSLWQMPHSYAIAIFRFNDYLAASIPVLPVKRGIQVAKKHILLYILAFLVATLMLTFSGYAGMSYLAVAAAMGMYWLYMAWTGYKAVDDTVWARKLFVFSIFTITALSVMMSLDFKVPTELLLTYAP, encoded by the coding sequence ATGTCGCTCAAGCACTTTATCCAAATCACCAAACCGGGGATCATTTTCGGTAACGTGCTTTCTGTGGCAGGCGGGTTCTTCCTGGCCTCGAAAGGGCATGTCGATCTGGCGGTGTTCCTGGCCGCCATGATCGGTACTTCTCTGGTCGTGGCCTCCGGTTGCGTGTTCAACAACTGCATCGACCGCGACATCGACCTGAAGATGGAACGCACCAAGAACCGTGTGCTGGTCCAGGGCCTCATCTCCCTGAAACTGGCCCTGGTTTACGCGACCATTCTGGGTGTTCTCGGCGTTGCCCTGTTGTACAAGGTGGCCAACCCGTTGGCTGCCCTGTTCGCAGTAATCGGCTTCATCATCTACGTCGGCTTCTACAGCCTGTACCTCAAGCGCAAGTCGGTTCACGGCACGCTGGTGGGCAGCCTGTCGGGCGCCATGCCGCCAGTGATCGGTTACGTGGCTGTGACCAACAGCTTCGACATGGCCGCACTGACCCTGCTGGTGATGTTCAGCCTGTGGCAGATGCCGCATTCCTACGCTATCGCGATTTTCCGTTTCAACGATTACCTGGCCGCATCGATTCCGGTGCTGCCAGTGAAACGCGGAATCCAGGTGGCGAAGAAGCACATCCTGCTCTACATCCTGGCGTTCCTCGTGGCGACCTTGATGCTGACCTTCAGCGGCTACGCCGGCATGAGCTACCTCGCCGTCGCCGCCGCCATGGGCATGTACTGGCTGTACATGGCCTGGACCGGCTACAAGGCAGTCGATGACACCGTCTGGGCACGCAAGCTGTTCGTGTTCTCGATCTTCACCATCACTGCGTTGAGCGTCATGATGTCCCTGGACTTCAAGGTGCCGACAGAACTGCTGCTGACGTACGCGCCGTAA
- a CDS encoding RidA family protein produces MTERMTCDERFIALAEELNYDIYGENTAGGNYAPLIRHHDELYISGMVPRVNGKILYPGRVGLELNLKDAQAAASISAMRCLALIVDAVGSLDKIRALLRVTVYVKSTADFVDLSEVANGASDVFSHVLGDAGRHTRTTIGVYQLPKNAAIEVDMIAALHPSA; encoded by the coding sequence ATGACCGAACGGATGACCTGCGATGAGCGCTTTATCGCCCTGGCCGAAGAACTCAACTACGACATCTATGGCGAGAACACCGCTGGTGGCAATTACGCGCCGCTGATCCGTCATCACGACGAGCTCTACATCAGCGGCATGGTGCCGCGGGTCAATGGCAAGATTCTGTATCCCGGTCGCGTGGGGCTGGAATTGAACCTCAAGGATGCGCAAGCCGCGGCGAGCATCAGCGCGATGCGTTGCCTGGCACTGATAGTCGATGCGGTGGGGTCACTGGACAAGATCCGCGCGTTGTTGCGAGTCACGGTGTACGTGAAGTCGACGGCTGATTTCGTTGACCTCAGCGAAGTGGCCAACGGCGCTTCGGACGTGTTCAGTCATGTGCTGGGCGATGCCGGGCGGCATACCCGCACGACCATCGGCGTGTATCAGCTGCCGAAGAATGCGGCTATTGAAGTGGACATGATTGCGGCGTTGCATCCTTCGGCTTGA
- the cyoC gene encoding cytochrome o ubiquinol oxidase subunit III, producing the protein MSNLVTNVGHAHGDHGHDDHHHDSGEMTVYGFWLYLMTDCILFASIFAVYAVLVNNVAGGPSGHDIFELPYVLGETALLLFSSITYGFAMLALYKGKKQAVLGWLFMTFLLGAGFIAMEINEFHLLISEGFGPSRSGFLSAFFTLVGTHGLHVSAGLIWMGIMMYQVNKHGLTSTNKTRLSCLSLFWHFLDVVWICVFTVVYLMGTL; encoded by the coding sequence ATGTCGAACTTAGTGACCAATGTTGGACACGCCCATGGTGACCATGGGCACGATGACCATCACCACGACTCGGGCGAGATGACCGTATACGGTTTCTGGCTCTACCTGATGACCGACTGCATTCTGTTTGCGTCGATCTTCGCGGTGTACGCAGTACTGGTAAACAACGTTGCCGGTGGCCCGTCGGGCCACGACATCTTCGAACTGCCATACGTGCTGGGCGAAACCGCTCTGCTGTTGTTCAGTTCGATCACCTACGGCTTCGCCATGCTGGCGTTGTACAAGGGCAAGAAGCAGGCGGTCCTGGGCTGGTTGTTCATGACCTTCCTGCTCGGCGCGGGCTTCATCGCCATGGAGATCAACGAGTTCCACCTGCTGATCTCCGAGGGCTTCGGTCCTAGCCGTTCGGGCTTCCTGTCGGCGTTCTTCACCCTGGTCGGTACCCACGGTCTGCACGTTTCGGCCGGTCTGATCTGGATGGGCATCATGATGTATCAGGTCAACAAGCATGGCCTGACGTCGACCAACAAGACCCGTCTGAGCTGCCTGAGCCTGTTCTGGCACTTCCTGGACGTGGTCTGGATCTGCGTCTTCACCGTTGTTTACCTGATGGGGACTCTGTAA
- a CDS encoding GNAT family N-acetyltransferase — protein MAEAFCFLLRRDLSEAVPNAQWPSGIELSVYRDELAPALHQLMQLGHVQGGGRVPPLDEWQQRFVSDPEYDPSLCFVACDAEGVVGVAQCWTSAYIKNLVVHPRMQGRGLGRALLLHAFSVFQQRREGFVDLRVLEDNLRARRLYESVGMYVVRRELVVE, from the coding sequence TTGGCCGAAGCGTTTTGTTTTCTGCTACGGCGCGACTTGAGTGAAGCGGTGCCGAATGCGCAGTGGCCGTCCGGGATTGAGCTGTCCGTCTACCGCGATGAATTGGCGCCAGCGCTGCATCAGTTGATGCAACTCGGACATGTGCAGGGTGGCGGTCGAGTACCGCCGCTGGACGAATGGCAGCAGCGGTTTGTCAGCGATCCCGAATACGATCCCTCATTGTGCTTCGTTGCCTGCGATGCCGAGGGTGTGGTTGGCGTGGCGCAGTGCTGGACCAGTGCGTATATCAAGAATCTGGTGGTACACCCGCGAATGCAGGGCCGGGGACTTGGGCGAGCGTTGTTGCTGCATGCTTTCAGCGTCTTTCAACAGCGGCGTGAAGGGTTTGTCGATTTGAGGGTGCTGGAGGACAACCTGCGGGCGCGCCGGTTGTATGAAAGTGTCGGGATGTATGTAGTCCGGCGGGAGCTGGTCGTCGAATGA
- the cyoD gene encoding cytochrome o ubiquinol oxidase subunit IV: MANAHSHDSHDAGHGSVKSYAIGFILSVILTVIPFGLVMYPTLPKSTTLAIVLLFAVIQVIVHLYYFLHLDRSIAQRNNVIAFVFTAIVIVLLVGLSLWIMFSIHTYMMAK; this comes from the coding sequence ATGGCTAATGCACACTCCCATGACAGCCACGATGCTGGCCACGGCAGCGTCAAGTCGTACGCCATCGGCTTCATCCTGTCGGTAATCCTGACCGTTATTCCGTTCGGTCTGGTGATGTACCCGACCCTGCCGAAGTCGACGACGCTGGCAATCGTTCTGCTGTTCGCAGTGATCCAGGTGATCGTTCACCTGTATTACTTCCTGCACCTGGACCGCTCCATTGCACAGCGTAACAACGTGATCGCGTTCGTCTTCACGGCGATTGTGATCGTGCTGCTGGTTGGCCTGTCGCTGTGGATCATGTTCAGCATCCACACGTACATGATGGCGAAGTGA
- a CDS encoding chemotaxis protein CheV: MSSTKARADSLSLLLFTLRSGKLMAINLLKVSEIIPCPPLTKLPESHPHVKGIASLRGASLSVIDLSRAIGERPLEDPNGGCLIVTDVSRSKQGLHVQAVSKIVHCLTTDIRPPPFGSGGSRAYITGVTSVDGTLVQVLDIEKVIHSIAPAQIEMAPTDLTMEDAEVLGNARILVVDDSQVALQQSVHTLRNLGLQCHTARSAKEAIDCLLDLQGTAQQINLIVSDIEMSEMDGYAFTRTLRETPDFAHLYVLLHTSLDSAMNSEKARLAGANAVLTKFSSPELTQRLIEAAKHVAANGH, translated from the coding sequence ATGTCTTCCACCAAAGCCCGCGCAGATTCACTTTCGCTTCTGCTGTTTACCTTGCGCAGCGGCAAGCTGATGGCGATCAACCTGCTGAAAGTCAGTGAAATCATTCCCTGCCCGCCGCTGACCAAGCTGCCGGAGTCGCACCCGCACGTCAAAGGCATCGCCTCCCTGCGTGGTGCCTCGCTGTCGGTGATCGACCTCAGCCGCGCGATCGGCGAGCGGCCGCTGGAAGATCCCAACGGCGGCTGCCTGATCGTCACCGATGTCAGCCGTTCCAAGCAGGGTCTGCACGTGCAGGCGGTGAGCAAGATCGTCCATTGCCTGACCACCGACATCAGGCCGCCACCGTTCGGCTCCGGCGGTTCGCGTGCCTACATCACCGGCGTGACCTCGGTGGACGGTACGCTGGTGCAGGTGCTGGATATCGAAAAAGTCATCCACAGCATCGCCCCGGCGCAGATCGAAATGGCGCCGACCGACCTGACCATGGAAGACGCCGAAGTCCTCGGCAACGCGCGGATTCTGGTGGTCGATGACAGCCAGGTGGCGCTGCAGCAATCGGTGCACACCCTGCGCAACCTCGGCCTGCAGTGCCACACCGCGCGCAGTGCCAAGGAAGCCATCGACTGCCTGCTCGATCTGCAGGGCACCGCGCAGCAGATCAACCTGATCGTCTCCGACATCGAAATGTCCGAAATGGACGGCTACGCCTTCACCCGCACGCTGCGCGAGACTCCTGACTTCGCTCACTTGTACGTGCTGCTGCACACCTCGCTCGACAGCGCGATGAACAGCGAAAAGGCCCGACTGGCGGGAGCGAATGCAGTACTGACCAAGTTCTCCTCGCCGGAACTGACCCAACGTCTGATCGAAGCGGCCAAGCACGTCGCGGCCAACGGGCACTGA
- the hmpA gene encoding NO-inducible flavohemoprotein: MLSVQDRAIVKSTVPLLESGGEALITHFYRMMLSEYPQVRPLFNQAHQASGDQPRALANGVLMYARHIDQLDQLGDLVAKIINKHVALQILPEHYPIVGTCLLRAISEVLGEEIATPEVMSAWGAAYGQLADILIGAETAIYDQKEHAVGGWRGAREFIVTAKVQESAEITSFYFEPADKGPILAAEPGQYIGMKLHLDGEEIRRNYSLSALANHGQYRISVKREPGGRASNYLHDQLQVGSSIQLFPPSGEFTLAASDKPLVLISGGVGITPTLAMLEAALETERPVHFIHCARNGSVHAFRDWVDGLAERHPQLKRFYCYAEEDGVSPAADKVGMLSEELLGEWLPAQRDVDAYFLGPKGFMGAIKRHLKALGVPEKQSRYEFFGPASALE, encoded by the coding sequence ATGCTTAGCGTCCAGGATCGTGCCATCGTCAAATCCACCGTGCCTCTGCTGGAAAGCGGCGGCGAGGCGTTGATCACGCACTTTTACCGCATGATGCTTTCCGAATACCCGCAAGTACGCCCGCTGTTCAACCAGGCGCACCAGGCCAGTGGCGATCAGCCGCGTGCCTTGGCTAACGGCGTGCTGATGTATGCCCGGCACATCGATCAGCTCGACCAGTTGGGCGATCTGGTGGCGAAGATCATCAACAAGCACGTCGCCCTGCAGATTCTGCCGGAGCACTACCCGATCGTCGGCACCTGCCTGCTGCGGGCCATTTCCGAAGTGCTCGGTGAAGAGATCGCTACGCCCGAAGTGATGAGCGCCTGGGGCGCGGCGTACGGGCAACTGGCCGACATCCTGATCGGCGCGGAAACCGCGATCTACGATCAGAAGGAACACGCGGTCGGCGGCTGGCGCGGTGCGCGGGAGTTCATCGTCACCGCGAAAGTGCAAGAGAGCGCCGAAATCACCTCTTTCTACTTCGAGCCGGCGGACAAAGGGCCGATTCTTGCGGCTGAACCGGGTCAGTACATCGGCATGAAGCTGCACCTCGATGGCGAAGAAATCCGCCGCAACTATTCGCTGTCGGCACTGGCCAATCACGGCCAGTACCGCATCAGCGTCAAGCGTGAACCGGGTGGCCGCGCGTCGAATTATCTGCATGATCAACTGCAGGTCGGCTCAAGCATTCAACTGTTCCCGCCATCCGGCGAATTCACCCTGGCGGCCAGCGACAAACCGCTGGTGCTGATCAGCGGCGGTGTCGGCATTACCCCAACGCTAGCGATGCTGGAAGCGGCGTTGGAGACCGAGCGTCCGGTGCATTTTATCCACTGCGCGCGAAACGGCAGCGTCCACGCGTTCCGTGACTGGGTCGATGGGCTGGCTGAACGTCATCCACAGCTCAAGCGCTTCTATTGCTACGCCGAAGAAGACGGCGTGAGCCCGGCGGCGGACAAGGTCGGCATGCTCAGTGAAGAGCTGCTCGGCGAATGGTTGCCGGCGCAGCGTGATGTCGATGCGTACTTCCTCGGGCCGAAAGGGTTCATGGGCGCGATCAAGCGGCATCTGAAAGCGTTGGGCGTGCCGGAGAAACAGAGCCGTTACGAGTTCTTCGGGCCGGCTTCTGCTTTGGAATAG
- the norR gene encoding nitric oxide reductase transcriptional regulator NorR: MTAKSLLTALLPLVADLSRELPEGERYRRLLEAMRALLPCDAAALLRLDGESLVPLAVDGLSTDTLGRRFKVSEHPRFEILLAGAGPTRFAADSELPDPYDGLVDGLDDHLEVHDCLGCPLFVDEKLWGLITLDALDPERFEPIELDALQAFASLASATVNAAERIERLATRAEDEHQRAEVYRQASGQQNREMVGQSKAHKRLVEEINLVGGSDLTVLITGETGVGKELVAQAIHAASPRADKPIISLNCAALPDTLVESELFGHVRGAFTGATSDRRGKFELANGGTLFLDEVGELSLTVQAKLLRVLQSGQLQRLGSDKEHQVDVRLIAATNRDLAEEVRSGRYRADFYHRLSVYPLRVPALRDRGRDVLLLSGFFLEQNRSRMGLNSLRLTGDAQEALLAYTWPGNVRELEHLIGRSALKALGNCKVRPKILSLSAADLDLPREVVDNVVVPVTAGLANEMPMIGGDLRSATDEFQRRLISAALERHRDNWASAARELGVDRANLGRMAKRLGMKS; the protein is encoded by the coding sequence ATGACCGCCAAATCCTTGCTTACCGCCCTGCTGCCTCTGGTCGCCGACCTGTCCCGCGAATTGCCCGAAGGTGAGCGCTACCGGCGTTTGCTCGAAGCCATGCGCGCCTTGTTGCCCTGCGATGCCGCCGCGTTACTGCGTCTGGACGGTGAGTCCTTGGTGCCGCTGGCGGTGGACGGCTTGAGTACCGACACCCTCGGCCGCCGCTTCAAAGTCAGCGAACACCCACGGTTTGAAATTCTGCTGGCCGGCGCCGGTCCGACGCGCTTCGCCGCCGACAGCGAACTGCCCGATCCCTATGACGGATTGGTCGATGGCCTCGACGATCACCTCGAAGTCCACGACTGCCTCGGCTGTCCTTTATTTGTCGATGAGAAACTCTGGGGCCTGATCACCCTTGATGCGCTCGACCCGGAGCGTTTCGAGCCGATCGAACTCGATGCCCTGCAAGCCTTCGCCAGCCTCGCCTCGGCCACGGTCAACGCTGCCGAGCGCATCGAGCGTCTGGCCACCCGCGCCGAAGATGAACATCAGCGCGCCGAGGTCTACCGCCAGGCCAGCGGCCAGCAGAACCGCGAAATGGTCGGCCAGAGCAAAGCGCACAAACGTCTGGTGGAAGAAATCAATCTGGTCGGCGGCAGTGACCTGACCGTGCTGATCACTGGCGAAACCGGTGTCGGCAAGGAGCTGGTCGCCCAAGCGATTCACGCCGCTTCCCCGCGCGCCGACAAACCGATCATCAGCCTCAACTGCGCCGCCCTGCCTGACACACTGGTGGAAAGCGAACTGTTCGGCCACGTGCGCGGTGCTTTCACCGGCGCTACCAGCGACCGCCGCGGCAAATTCGAACTGGCCAATGGCGGCACGCTGTTTCTCGATGAAGTCGGCGAGCTGTCGCTGACGGTCCAGGCCAAATTGCTGCGCGTATTGCAGAGCGGACAGTTGCAACGCCTGGGCTCGGACAAGGAGCATCAGGTTGATGTGCGCTTGATTGCCGCGACCAATCGCGATCTGGCCGAAGAAGTACGCAGCGGTCGCTATCGGGCCGACTTCTATCACCGCTTGAGTGTCTACCCGCTGCGGGTGCCGGCGCTGCGCGATCGCGGCCGCGATGTGTTGCTGCTCAGCGGCTTTTTTCTCGAGCAGAACCGCTCGCGTATGGGCCTTAACAGCCTGCGCTTGACCGGCGATGCGCAAGAGGCGCTGCTGGCGTACACATGGCCGGGGAATGTGCGCGAGCTGGAGCATTTGATCGGGCGCAGTGCACTGAAGGCGCTGGGTAATTGCAAGGTGCGGCCGAAAATCCTGAGTCTGAGTGCGGCGGATCTGGATTTGCCGCGTGAGGTTGTGGATAACGTGGTTGTGCCTGTTACCGCAGGCTTGGCCAATGAGATGCCAATGATCGGCGGGGATTTGCGCAGTGCCACTGATGAGTTTCAGCGGCGCCTGATCAGTGCAGCGCTGGAACGTCATCGGGATAACTGGGCGAGTGCGGCGCGAGAGCTGGGGGTGGATCGGGCGAACCTTGGGCGGATGGCCAAGCGCTTGGGCATGAAAAGCTGA
- the cyoB gene encoding cytochrome o ubiquinol oxidase subunit I encodes MFGKLSWEAVPFHEPIVMVTIAMIALGGLALFAAITYFKKWTYLWTEWLTSVDHKKIGVMYIIVAMVMLLRGFADAIMMRTQLAMATEGSPGYLPPEHYDQIFTAHGVIMIIFMAMPFFTGLMNLAVPLQIGARDVAFPFLNSLSFWLLVSGVVLINLSLGIGEFAKTGWVAYPPLSGLQYSPGVGMDYYIWALQLSGLGTTLTGVNFLATVLKMRTPGMKLMDMPIFTWTCTWANVLIVASFPILTATLALLTLDRYMDFHIFTNELGGNPMMYVNLFWAWGHPEVYILILPAFGIFSEVISAFTGKKLFGHHSMIYASGAISVLGFMVWLHHFFTMGSGASVNAFFGLATMLISIPTGVKLFNWLFTIYQGRLRFTSQVMWTLGFMVTFAIGGMTGVLLAIPGADFVLHNSLFVIAHFHNVIIGGAVFGYIAGFAFYFPKAFGFKLHEGWGKAAFWFWISGFFVAFMPLYALGFMGMTRRLNATTNPEWVPYLYVAMFGAVMIAAGIACQLIQLYVSVRDRNKPENVCDHGDPWNAHTLEWSTSSPPPFYNFAVLPKADCIDPFTEAKENGTAYQRPAKYEPIHMPNNTATGVVMGALLTVFGFAMIWHIWWLAIASLVGTVVYFVIHAARDDQGYMVPVETIERIEAEQHKRLVAAGKIPANATRVETSLEQA; translated from the coding sequence ATGTTTGGTAAATTAAGTTGGGAAGCAGTCCCATTCCACGAGCCGATCGTGATGGTGACCATCGCCATGATCGCCCTCGGTGGTCTGGCACTGTTCGCTGCGATCACTTACTTCAAGAAGTGGACGTACCTGTGGACTGAGTGGCTGACTTCGGTCGACCACAAGAAAATCGGCGTGATGTACATCATCGTCGCCATGGTCATGCTGCTGCGCGGCTTTGCCGACGCGATCATGATGCGTACCCAGCTGGCCATGGCCACCGAGGGTTCGCCTGGCTACCTGCCACCTGAACACTATGACCAGATCTTCACCGCTCACGGTGTGATCATGATCATCTTCATGGCGATGCCATTCTTCACCGGCCTGATGAACCTTGCAGTGCCGCTGCAGATCGGTGCGCGTGACGTTGCCTTCCCGTTCCTGAACTCCCTGAGCTTCTGGCTGCTGGTATCCGGCGTTGTGCTGATCAACCTGTCGCTGGGTATCGGTGAATTCGCCAAGACCGGTTGGGTTGCGTATCCGCCGCTGTCGGGTCTGCAATACAGTCCTGGCGTAGGTATGGATTACTACATCTGGGCGCTACAGCTATCCGGATTGGGTACGACGTTAACCGGGGTCAACTTCCTCGCGACCGTACTGAAAATGCGTACCCCTGGCATGAAACTGATGGACATGCCGATCTTCACCTGGACCTGCACCTGGGCAAACGTTCTGATCGTGGCTTCGTTCCCGATCCTGACCGCGACCCTGGCACTGCTGACCCTTGACCGTTACATGGATTTCCACATTTTCACCAATGAACTTGGTGGCAATCCGATGATGTACGTCAACCTGTTCTGGGCGTGGGGCCACCCTGAGGTTTACATCCTGATCCTGCCGGCTTTCGGCATCTTCTCGGAAGTGATCTCGGCCTTCACCGGCAAGAAACTGTTCGGCCACCACTCGATGATCTACGCCTCGGGCGCGATCTCGGTACTGGGCTTCATGGTCTGGCTGCACCACTTCTTCACCATGGGTTCGGGTGCAAGCGTCAACGCCTTCTTCGGTCTGGCGACGATGCTGATTTCCATCCCGACGGGTGTGAAGCTGTTCAACTGGCTGTTCACCATCTACCAGGGCCGTCTGCGCTTCACCAGCCAGGTAATGTGGACCCTGGGCTTCATGGTGACCTTCGCCATCGGCGGCATGACCGGCGTACTGCTGGCCATTCCGGGTGCTGACTTCGTGCTGCACAACAGCCTGTTCGTGATCGCGCACTTCCACAACGTGATCATCGGCGGTGCGGTATTCGGTTACATCGCTGGCTTCGCGTTCTACTTCCCGAAAGCGTTCGGCTTCAAGCTGCACGAAGGCTGGGGCAAAGCAGCGTTCTGGTTCTGGATCTCGGGCTTCTTCGTCGCGTTCATGCCGCTCTATGCACTGGGCTTCATGGGCATGACCCGTCGTCTGAACGCCACCACCAACCCTGAGTGGGTACCGTACCTGTACGTTGCCATGTTCGGTGCGGTGATGATTGCTGCCGGTATCGCCTGCCAACTGATCCAGCTGTACGTCAGTGTGCGTGACCGCAACAAGCCAGAGAACGTTTGCGATCACGGTGACCCGTGGAATGCGCACACGCTGGAATGGTCGACCTCGTCGCCACCACCGTTCTACAACTTCGCTGTGCTGCCTAAGGCTGACTGCATCGACCCGTTCACCGAGGCCAAGGAAAACGGTACTGCGTACCAGCGTCCGGCCAAGTACGAGCCGATCCACATGCCGAACAACACCGCCACCGGCGTGGTGATGGGCGCGCTGTTGACCGTCTTCGGTTTCGCGATGATCTGGCACATCTGGTGGCTGGCGATCGCGAGCCTGGTAGGCACCGTCGTTTACTTCGTGATCCACGCTGCACGTGACGACCAGGGCTATATGGTTCCGGTTGAAACGATCGAGCGTATCGAAGCCGAGCAGCACAAGCGTCTGGTCGCGGCAGGGAAAATCCCGGCCAACGCCACCCGTGTTGAAACCTCGTTGGAACAGGCTTAA